A portion of the Chloroflexia bacterium SDU3-3 genome contains these proteins:
- a CDS encoding response regulator transcription factor yields the protein MPEHILVIEDEPEISNYLRRGLAFEGFTVEVAANGLAGLAAARERPPDLVVLDLMLPGIDGLEVARRLRAASDVPILMLTARADVADRVTGLEAGADDYLVKPFAFEELIARIRVQLRRRTRESQPAVLRYGPIEMDTAAHDVRIDSRRVELTAKEYELLDLFMRHPQQVLTREVIYDRVWGYDFGGESNIIEVYVRYLRQKLEAAGEPRLIHTVRGVGYILREDS from the coding sequence ATGCCAGAACATATATTAGTGATAGAGGACGAGCCTGAGATCAGCAACTACCTGCGGCGCGGCCTAGCCTTCGAGGGCTTCACGGTCGAGGTCGCAGCCAACGGCCTGGCGGGCCTCGCCGCCGCCCGCGAGCGCCCGCCGGATCTGGTGGTGCTCGACCTGATGCTGCCCGGCATCGACGGCCTGGAGGTCGCCCGCCGCCTGCGCGCCGCATCCGATGTGCCCATTCTCATGCTCACCGCCCGCGCCGATGTGGCCGACCGTGTTACCGGCCTTGAGGCCGGGGCCGACGACTACTTGGTCAAGCCCTTCGCCTTCGAGGAGCTGATCGCCCGCATCCGCGTGCAGCTGCGCCGCCGCACCCGCGAGAGCCAGCCCGCCGTGCTGCGCTACGGCCCGATCGAGATGGATACCGCCGCCCACGATGTGCGCATCGACAGCCGCCGTGTCGAGCTGACCGCCAAAGAGTACGAGCTGCTCGATCTGTTCATGCGCCACCCGCAGCAGGTGCTCACCCGCGAGGTGATCTACGATCGGGTGTGGGGCTACGACTTCGGCGGCGAGAGCAATATCATCGAGGTATATGTGCGCTACCTGCGGCAGAAGCTGGAGGCCGCAGGCGAGCCGCGCCTGATCCACACGGTGCGCGGCGTCGGCTATATCTTGCGCGA
- a CDS encoding GNAT family N-acetyltransferase, whose translation MTEPHAVVPPLTILRQGTEVTIRALGEQDRDAMLQFGAALPTDDVIYFEDDYHSPEIITRLVNASFAENWRQIVALADGQIIGYSAVRRLPGWSKHVGDIRLLTRPDWRRRGLGTAMADAIFDAARDLGVDKVIVEMLETQVGGKAIFERLGFRVEGVLSEHALDRQGQRHNLLVLAYHIRS comes from the coding sequence ATGACCGAGCCACACGCCGTTGTGCCGCCGCTCACCATCCTCCGCCAAGGGACAGAAGTGACCATCCGCGCGCTAGGCGAGCAAGATCGAGATGCCATGCTGCAGTTTGGCGCCGCGCTCCCCACCGACGACGTGATCTACTTTGAAGATGACTACCATAGCCCCGAGATCATCACTCGGCTCGTCAACGCATCGTTCGCCGAGAACTGGCGGCAGATCGTGGCTCTGGCCGATGGCCAGATCATCGGCTACAGCGCGGTGCGCCGCCTGCCCGGCTGGTCGAAGCACGTGGGCGACATCCGCCTGCTCACCCGCCCCGACTGGCGGCGGCGCGGCCTAGGCACCGCCATGGCCGACGCGATCTTCGACGCTGCTCGCGACCTGGGCGTGGACAAGGTGATCGTGGAGATGCTGGAGACCCAGGTGGGCGGTAAGGCGATCTTCGAGCGGCTTGGCTTCCGTGTCGAGGGCGTGCTGAGCGAGCACGCGCTGGATCGCCAGGGCCAGCGCCACAACCTGCTGGTGCTCGCCTACCACATCCGATCCTAG
- a CDS encoding MFS transporter, translating into MLTQPMSAPLARFSRHWRAIGGAARLYLAHIALLTAGQAVIELFFNLAIRQFGYSLADLGQIATAAVAASAALSLPLWWLASRMGLRSALLLNGALQACATAAYALAPSLGWLLAASALSGGSAVLLQVSAAPLMMRHSDAATRDTLFSANSAIGIGVAGLASLLAGPLPGLLGAGASGYRAAFLVAAAGTLVACVPLLPWWPAWREAAPRTPDLPSAGEAAPSAPDQPGPLALLVALWRDAPAILALAISPALISVGAALLVPYFNLFFRSTFGASDAALGLIFALMNVATGAAVLAGPLFSRRYGKVATIVLGQALSLPFLLLMGFAPSLGVAVGAAMLRGGLINMAQPLYHAFAMERTREALRPTVIGIIGGASTVGYLFAPSVSTWVQASYGFGPLFLATGGCYLLATLATAALFLRRGRAVVQ; encoded by the coding sequence ATGTTAACACAGCCCATGTCTGCACCGCTCGCTCGCTTTTCCCGCCACTGGCGCGCCATCGGCGGGGCCGCCCGCCTCTACCTCGCGCATATCGCGCTGCTCACAGCTGGGCAAGCGGTCATCGAGCTGTTTTTCAACCTGGCCATCCGCCAGTTTGGCTACAGCCTGGCCGACCTGGGGCAGATCGCCACGGCGGCGGTGGCGGCCTCGGCGGCGCTGAGCCTGCCGCTGTGGTGGCTGGCCAGCCGTATGGGGCTGCGCAGCGCGCTGCTGCTGAACGGCGCGCTGCAGGCCTGCGCCACGGCGGCCTACGCGCTCGCGCCATCGCTGGGCTGGCTGCTGGCGGCATCGGCGCTGTCGGGGGGCAGCGCGGTGCTGCTGCAGGTGAGCGCCGCCCCGCTGATGATGCGCCACTCGGATGCGGCGACCCGCGACACGCTGTTCAGCGCCAACAGCGCGATCGGTATCGGCGTGGCGGGGCTGGCCAGCCTGCTGGCGGGGCCGCTGCCAGGGCTGCTAGGGGCAGGGGCCAGCGGCTACCGCGCGGCGTTCCTGGTCGCGGCGGCGGGCACGCTGGTGGCCTGCGTGCCGCTGCTGCCCTGGTGGCCAGCCTGGCGCGAGGCCGCACCCAGAACCCCTGATCTGCCCAGCGCGGGCGAGGCCGCGCCCAGCGCGCCCGACCAGCCTGGGCCGCTGGCGCTGCTGGTGGCGCTCTGGCGCGATGCGCCCGCCATCCTGGCGCTCGCGATCTCGCCCGCGCTGATCTCGGTGGGCGCGGCGCTGCTGGTGCCCTACTTCAACCTGTTCTTCCGCAGCACCTTTGGCGCGTCGGATGCGGCGCTGGGCCTGATCTTCGCGCTGATGAATGTGGCGACGGGCGCGGCGGTGCTGGCCGGGCCGCTCTTCAGCAGGCGCTACGGCAAGGTGGCCACGATCGTACTAGGCCAGGCGCTCTCGCTGCCGTTCCTGCTGCTCATGGGCTTCGCGCCCAGCCTGGGCGTAGCGGTAGGCGCGGCGATGCTGCGCGGGGGCCTAATCAACATGGCGCAGCCGCTCTACCACGCCTTCGCCATGGAGCGCACGCGCGAGGCGCTGCGACCGACGGTGATCGGCATCATCGGCGGGGCCTCGACGGTGGGCTACCTGTTCGCGCCCAGCGTGAGCACCTGGGTGCAGGCCAGCTACGGCTTCGGGCCGCTGTTTCTAGCCACCGGTGGCTGCTACCTGCTGGCCACGCTGGCCACGGCGGCGCTGTTCCTGCGGCGCGGGCGGGCGGTGGTACAATAG
- a CDS encoding SEC-C domain-containing protein codes for MSKIGRNEPCWCGSGKKYKHCHLAIDEAAAADQRKLKQAGDALLPRIVERAQMHTAAIPAAFTQYWNGKYTSDQMANLDDIEDRGAERFLTWFAFDHPLEDGQTLVEQLASGAAEDFPLSEDEAKVLGQWKAVRLQPYVIDRIIKGKEIIVRELLGETEYPIEDHAASRHVEVGEVLIVHLLPLGSRFYIGGAAAHLTPDTADKLREFADLHVQALRREQPEAGYADLLRTQSHVLNHFVMELPVEEPDPTVFDRILLQTRTALALAGESVGLGRPSEKRED; via the coding sequence GTGAGCAAAATTGGACGCAACGAACCATGCTGGTGTGGCAGCGGCAAGAAATATAAGCACTGCCACCTCGCTATCGACGAGGCAGCCGCAGCCGATCAGCGCAAGCTGAAGCAGGCGGGCGACGCGCTGCTGCCGCGCATCGTCGAGCGCGCCCAGATGCATACCGCCGCCATCCCGGCGGCCTTCACCCAGTACTGGAACGGCAAGTATACCTCCGACCAGATGGCCAACCTAGATGACATCGAGGATCGCGGGGCCGAGCGCTTCCTCACATGGTTCGCCTTCGACCACCCGCTGGAGGATGGCCAGACCCTGGTGGAGCAGCTGGCCAGCGGTGCCGCCGAGGACTTCCCGCTGAGCGAGGACGAGGCCAAGGTGCTGGGCCAGTGGAAGGCCGTGCGGCTCCAGCCCTATGTGATCGACCGGATCATCAAGGGCAAAGAGATCATCGTGCGCGAGCTGCTGGGCGAGACCGAGTACCCGATCGAGGACCACGCCGCCTCGCGCCACGTGGAGGTCGGCGAGGTGCTGATCGTCCACCTGCTGCCGCTGGGCAGCCGCTTCTACATTGGCGGCGCGGCTGCCCACCTGACGCCGGACACCGCCGACAAGCTGCGCGAGTTCGCCGACCTGCACGTGCAGGCCCTGCGCCGCGAGCAGCCCGAGGCGGGCTACGCCGACCTGCTGCGCACCCAGTCGCATGTGCTCAACCACTTCGTGATGGAGCTGCCGGTGGAGGAGCCAGACCCCACAGTGTTCGACCGCATCCTGCTGCAGACCCGCACGGCCCTGGCCCTGGCGGGCGAGTCGGTGGGCCTGGGGCGGCCTAGCGAGAAGCGCGAAGACTAA
- a CDS encoding response regulator transcription factor produces the protein MPHILVADNDSSSLQTNAGLLEQARYHVTRASSSREIMRVVAQQMPDLVLMEAVLPDQEGFEVCRRIRRVSDVPVVFLSSRARAEDKVEGLRLGADDYLAKPCQPAELLARINAVLRRAESSRQPPKTTLAVGEWELDPIRQTCMIDQKRSVELTPREVHLLSFLMKRCGQVCTNNQIVRHVWGFTGQQARSIVATSIWRLRAKLEKDPQEPAHLLTIRNIGYKFME, from the coding sequence ATGCCACACATCCTTGTTGCCGACAACGACAGCTCAAGCCTACAGACCAACGCCGGGCTGCTTGAGCAGGCCCGCTACCATGTGACCCGCGCCAGCAGCAGCCGGGAGATCATGCGCGTTGTTGCACAGCAGATGCCCGATCTGGTGCTGATGGAGGCGGTGCTACCCGACCAAGAGGGCTTCGAGGTCTGCCGCCGCATCCGCCGCGTCTCCGACGTGCCGGTGGTATTCCTGAGCAGCCGCGCCCGCGCCGAGGACAAGGTCGAGGGCCTGCGCCTAGGGGCCGACGACTACCTGGCCAAGCCCTGCCAGCCCGCCGAGCTGCTGGCCCGCATCAACGCCGTGCTGCGCCGCGCCGAAAGCTCGCGGCAGCCGCCCAAGACCACGCTGGCCGTGGGCGAGTGGGAGCTAGACCCCATCCGGCAGACGTGCATGATCGACCAGAAGCGCTCGGTCGAGCTGACCCCGCGCGAGGTGCACCTGCTCTCGTTCCTGATGAAGCGCTGCGGCCAGGTCTGCACCAACAACCAGATCGTGCGCCACGTATGGGGCTTCACCGGCCAGCAGGCGCGCAGTATTGTGGCCACCTCGATCTGGCGGCTGCGGGCCAAGCTGGAGAAAGACCCGCAGGAGCCAGCGCACCTGCTCACCATCCGCAACATCGGCTACAAATTCATGGAATAG
- the hflX gene encoding GTPase HflX, with product MPHPNAAKQGATAISEQTLSQQPAVRGLHETKAPRERAFLIGTELTGGRSQWSAEDSLQELALLSDTAGLEVVGSAAQRIKQPYPKHYVGPGKIQEVAELRAELRYDVVVFDDELTPSQSRNIEAALGARVIDRTGLILDIFAGHARTHEGRIQVELAQYKYLLPRLRRAWTHLERQAGGGGGAGGSGGAGGVVGLRGPGETQLELDRRMIGHRIALLERQIADVHRQRELYRARRRESGTPIVALVGYTNAGKSTLLNAVSGAGVRAEDRLFATLDPTTRQVDLPGGQQMLLTDTVGFIQKLPTELVAAFRATLEEIKEADLLLHVLDITHQNAAQQTQTVLDTLAELGVGEKPVLTVLNKVDLLEGVDEREVAQLAKELGLPDDHIAVSSYKGWGIPDLLARIEQTLAQRMDTLSAFIPYRRNDLVAMWHQRGLVDSERFEAEGTYVEGRLPHALVAQVAAYRVASIPE from the coding sequence ATGCCGCACCCCAATGCGGCAAAGCAAGGAGCAACGGCTATTTCCGAGCAAACGCTTTCCCAGCAGCCTGCTGTGCGCGGCCTTCACGAGACGAAGGCCCCCCGCGAGCGCGCATTTTTGATCGGCACCGAGCTGACCGGCGGGCGCAGCCAGTGGTCCGCCGAGGACTCGCTGCAGGAGCTGGCGCTGCTGTCCGACACGGCGGGGCTGGAGGTGGTGGGCAGCGCCGCCCAGCGCATCAAGCAGCCCTACCCCAAGCACTACGTCGGCCCTGGCAAGATCCAGGAGGTGGCCGAGCTGCGCGCCGAGCTGCGCTACGACGTGGTGGTCTTCGACGACGAGCTGACCCCTAGCCAGTCGCGCAATATCGAGGCCGCCCTGGGCGCGCGCGTGATCGACCGCACCGGCCTCATCCTCGATATCTTCGCCGGGCACGCCCGCACCCACGAGGGCCGCATCCAGGTGGAGCTGGCCCAGTACAAGTACCTGCTGCCCCGGCTGCGCCGCGCCTGGACCCACCTTGAGCGCCAGGCGGGCGGCGGCGGCGGCGCTGGCGGGTCGGGCGGCGCTGGCGGCGTGGTGGGCCTGCGCGGCCCCGGCGAGACCCAGCTGGAGCTGGACCGCCGCATGATCGGCCACCGCATCGCCCTGCTGGAGCGGCAGATCGCCGATGTGCACCGCCAGCGCGAGCTGTACCGCGCGCGCCGCCGCGAGAGCGGCACGCCGATCGTGGCGCTGGTGGGCTACACCAACGCGGGTAAATCCACCCTGCTGAACGCCGTGTCGGGCGCGGGCGTGCGCGCCGAGGATCGGCTGTTTGCCACGCTCGACCCCACCACGCGCCAGGTGGATCTGCCGGGTGGCCAGCAGATGCTGCTCACCGACACCGTCGGCTTCATCCAGAAGCTGCCCACCGAGCTGGTTGCGGCCTTCCGCGCCACCCTGGAGGAGATCAAGGAGGCCGACCTGCTGCTGCACGTGCTCGACATCACCCACCAGAATGCGGCCCAGCAGACCCAGACCGTGCTGGACACCCTGGCCGAGCTGGGCGTGGGCGAGAAGCCCGTGCTCACCGTGTTGAACAAGGTCGACCTGCTGGAGGGCGTGGATGAGCGCGAGGTGGCGCAGCTGGCCAAGGAGCTTGGCCTGCCCGACGACCATATCGCGGTGTCATCCTACAAGGGCTGGGGCATCCCCGATCTGCTGGCGCGGATCGAGCAGACCCTTGCACAGCGGATGGACACGCTCTCGGCATTCATCCCCTACCGCCGCAACGATCTGGTGGCCATGTGGCACCAGCGCGGCCTGGTCGACTCCGAGCGCTTCGAGGCCGAGGGCACCTATGTCGAAGGGCGGCTGCCCCACGCCCTGGTGGCGCAGGTGGCGGCGTACCGCGTGGCCTCCATCCCCGAGTAG
- a CDS encoding glycosyltransferase family 2 protein, whose translation MIDTYTTPDKRKADAQERPVISVVGPVFNEEALIAEFCARVAEVLEQHGEPFEIVLVNDGSRDRSPGIIREIHERDPRVKVVNFSRNFGLQAALTAGLDYTSGQAIIVMDTDLQDPPDVLPRLIEKWREGYDLIYAQRAERAGETWFKKFTASTFYRLITRITSVEIPVDTGEFRLMDRKVVDALISMREYNRFMRGLSVWVGFKQTGIRYDRDPRKAGETKFSMKKMVRLAMDGITTFSYLPLQLATYFGFFVAALCLLFLIVVVVLRLFNWTGVAGDQAFYGQASTLVAVLFFGGVQLIFLGIIGEYLGRIYDEVKRRPLYIVDTALGFGEDSERGKIRQR comes from the coding sequence ATGATCGACACATACACTACACCCGACAAGCGCAAAGCCGACGCGCAGGAACGTCCGGTCATCTCGGTGGTCGGCCCAGTGTTCAACGAAGAGGCGCTGATCGCCGAGTTCTGCGCCCGCGTGGCCGAGGTGCTTGAGCAGCACGGCGAGCCATTCGAGATCGTCCTGGTGAACGACGGCTCGCGCGACCGCTCCCCCGGCATCATCCGCGAGATCCACGAGCGCGACCCGCGCGTCAAGGTCGTGAACTTCTCGCGCAACTTCGGCCTGCAGGCCGCGCTCACCGCCGGGCTAGACTACACCAGCGGCCAGGCCATCATCGTGATGGACACCGACCTGCAAGACCCGCCGGATGTGCTGCCGCGCCTGATCGAGAAGTGGCGCGAGGGCTACGACCTGATCTACGCCCAGCGCGCCGAGCGGGCGGGCGAGACCTGGTTCAAGAAGTTCACCGCCTCCACCTTCTACCGCCTGATCACCCGCATCACCAGCGTGGAGATCCCGGTGGACACCGGCGAGTTCCGCCTGATGGACCGCAAGGTGGTGGACGCCCTGATCTCCATGCGCGAGTACAACCGCTTTATGCGCGGCCTCTCGGTGTGGGTCGGCTTCAAGCAGACCGGCATCCGCTACGACCGCGACCCGCGCAAGGCGGGCGAGACCAAGTTCTCCATGAAGAAGATGGTGCGCCTCGCCATGGATGGTATCACCACCTTCTCGTACCTGCCGCTGCAGCTGGCCACCTACTTTGGCTTTTTCGTGGCCGCGCTGTGCCTGCTGTTCCTGATCGTGGTGGTGGTGCTGCGCCTGTTCAACTGGACGGGCGTCGCGGGCGACCAGGCCTTCTACGGCCAGGCATCCACGCTGGTGGCGGTGCTGTTCTTCGGCGGCGTGCAGCTGATCTTCCTGGGCATCATCGGCGAGTACCTTGGCCGCATCTACGACGAGGTAAAGCGCCGCCCGCTCTATATCGTCGACACCGCGCTGGGCTTCGGCGAGGACAGCGAGCGCGGCAAGATCCGCCAGCGCTAA
- the polA gene encoding DNA polymerase I produces MTERPTLLLIDGHALAFRAFHALREAGMRASTGEPTYAVYGFLSIMLGAVEEHRPRYLAVSFDIGRTFRDDMYDAYKAGRAETPEEFHPQLDRIKQAVQALNIPIYTAEGFEADDVIGTLSVQAAQADVGSLILTGDTDTLQLVNDHVRVLLANPYARGNKTTTIYDEAAVVERYKGLRPTQLADLRGLKGDTSDNIPGVKGIGEAGAIALLNQFGTVEQIYERMDEVPNRYRKPLAGQLDAALFSKKLATIVCDAPVQLDLAATEIGSYDRAAVLGLFQELEMGTSLIKRLPPSGTAGIEVRDLPAAPAPRADGQISMFDAPAPAVPTPSGPQQLAMFDSGEAVGGVAAPLAAGPMPAMFGRYYAVTTQPQLDALLAELAAAPGFAFDTESDGLRPFESALVGISIATQPGASAYIPVGHTTGEPQLPKDVVLDALRPFFADASRPKYAHNAKFDVELLLHAGVAVEGVTFDTMLAAALLDKRKGLKELAFSELRLPEPMTDIDLLIGKGKSQITFAQVPLDRATPYAAADADMTLRLFQALRPQLDALPKVAWIFDQLEMPLIPVLVRMEAAGIGINADYMRNLGKTLGERMAALEQEIYAYNGNMPFNINSGAQLSDVLFSKLGLDTTGLEKTKTGQFSLTAQAMESLRDRHADDASYHIITLILQHRQLSKLKSTYVDALPELVNSEDGRIHTTYSQLGAATGRLSSNDPNLQNIPTRSDEGREIRRGFVAAPGCQFVAADYSQIELRVLASITQDENMVAAFNEGQDIHAATAAQLFAVPAAEVTSNQRRVAKTTVFGIIYGISSFGLAPRIGTSRSEAQALIDQMFKQFPGIRQYIDMTLDAGRRDGFVQSLYGRRRSMPELKVSGPRRQAAEREAINAPIQATAADIMKRAMIMVDSAIRERGMATRILLQVHDELILEVPEAELEQAIALVRDQMEGAVELENVNLRVDVEAGPNWLEMREVAG; encoded by the coding sequence ATGACCGAGCGCCCGACCCTGCTGCTGATCGATGGCCACGCCCTGGCCTTCCGCGCCTTCCACGCCCTGCGCGAGGCAGGCATGCGCGCATCCACCGGCGAGCCGACCTACGCGGTTTACGGCTTCCTCTCGATCATGCTGGGCGCGGTCGAGGAGCACCGCCCGCGCTATCTGGCGGTCTCCTTCGACATCGGGCGCACCTTCCGCGACGATATGTACGACGCCTACAAGGCGGGCCGCGCCGAGACCCCCGAGGAGTTCCACCCCCAGCTCGACCGCATCAAGCAGGCGGTGCAGGCGCTGAACATCCCGATCTACACCGCCGAGGGCTTCGAGGCCGACGACGTGATCGGCACGCTCTCGGTGCAGGCCGCCCAGGCCGACGTCGGCTCGCTCATCCTCACCGGCGACACCGACACCCTGCAGCTGGTGAACGACCACGTGCGGGTGCTGCTGGCCAACCCCTACGCGCGCGGCAACAAGACCACCACCATCTACGACGAGGCGGCGGTGGTCGAGCGCTACAAGGGCCTGCGCCCGACGCAGCTGGCCGACCTGCGCGGCCTCAAGGGCGACACCTCCGACAACATCCCCGGTGTCAAGGGCATCGGCGAGGCGGGCGCGATCGCGCTGCTGAACCAGTTCGGCACCGTCGAGCAGATCTACGAGCGCATGGACGAGGTGCCCAACCGCTATCGCAAGCCGCTGGCGGGCCAGCTGGATGCCGCGCTGTTCTCCAAAAAGCTGGCCACCATCGTGTGCGACGCGCCGGTGCAGCTAGATCTGGCCGCCACCGAGATCGGCAGCTACGACCGCGCGGCGGTGCTGGGCCTGTTCCAGGAGCTAGAGATGGGCACCAGCCTGATCAAGCGCCTGCCGCCCAGCGGCACCGCTGGCATCGAGGTGCGCGACCTGCCCGCCGCGCCCGCGCCGCGCGCCGATGGCCAGATCAGCATGTTCGACGCGCCCGCCCCCGCCGTCCCCACGCCCAGCGGCCCGCAGCAGCTGGCCATGTTCGATAGCGGCGAGGCCGTGGGCGGCGTGGCCGCGCCGCTGGCCGCTGGCCCCATGCCCGCCATGTTCGGGCGCTACTACGCCGTCACCACCCAGCCCCAGCTGGATGCGCTGCTGGCCGAGCTGGCCGCCGCGCCCGGCTTCGCCTTCGACACCGAGTCGGATGGCCTGCGCCCGTTCGAGAGCGCGCTGGTGGGCATCTCGATCGCCACGCAGCCGGGGGCCAGCGCCTACATCCCGGTGGGCCACACCACCGGCGAGCCGCAGCTGCCCAAGGATGTGGTGCTCGACGCGCTGCGGCCCTTCTTCGCCGACGCCAGCAGGCCCAAGTATGCCCACAACGCCAAGTTCGACGTGGAGCTGCTGCTGCACGCGGGCGTGGCGGTCGAAGGCGTGACATTCGACACCATGCTGGCCGCCGCGCTGCTCGACAAGCGCAAGGGCCTGAAGGAGCTGGCCTTCAGCGAGCTGCGCCTGCCCGAGCCGATGACCGACATCGATCTGCTGATCGGCAAGGGCAAAAGCCAGATCACCTTCGCCCAGGTGCCGCTCGACCGCGCCACGCCCTACGCCGCCGCCGACGCCGACATGACGCTGCGGCTGTTCCAGGCGCTGCGCCCGCAGCTCGACGCGCTGCCCAAGGTGGCCTGGATCTTCGACCAGCTGGAGATGCCGCTCATCCCCGTGCTGGTGCGCATGGAGGCCGCTGGCATCGGCATCAACGCCGACTACATGCGCAACCTGGGCAAGACCCTGGGCGAGCGCATGGCCGCGCTGGAGCAGGAGATCTACGCCTACAACGGCAATATGCCCTTCAACATCAACTCGGGCGCGCAGCTCTCCGATGTGCTGTTCAGCAAGCTGGGGCTGGACACCACAGGGCTGGAGAAGACCAAGACCGGCCAGTTCTCGCTGACCGCCCAGGCCATGGAGTCGCTGCGCGACCGCCACGCCGACGACGCCAGCTACCACATCATCACGCTCATCCTCCAGCACCGCCAGCTCTCCAAGCTCAAGTCGACCTACGTCGACGCCCTGCCCGAGCTGGTGAATAGCGAGGATGGCCGCATCCACACCACCTACAGCCAGCTCGGCGCGGCCACGGGCCGCCTGTCGTCGAACGACCCCAACCTGCAGAACATCCCCACCCGCAGCGATGAGGGCCGCGAGATCCGGCGCGGCTTTGTGGCCGCCCCGGGCTGCCAGTTCGTCGCCGCCGACTACTCGCAGATCGAGCTGCGCGTGCTGGCCTCGATCACGCAGGATGAGAACATGGTGGCCGCCTTCAACGAGGGCCAGGACATCCACGCCGCCACCGCCGCTCAGCTGTTTGCCGTGCCCGCCGCCGAGGTGACCAGCAACCAGCGCCGCGTGGCCAAGACCACGGTGTTTGGCATCATCTACGGTATCAGCTCGTTTGGCCTCGCGCCGCGCATCGGCACGAGCCGCAGCGAGGCCCAGGCCCTGATCGACCAGATGTTCAAGCAGTTCCCCGGCATCCGCCAGTATATCGACATGACGCTGGATGCGGGCCGCCGCGACGGCTTCGTGCAGTCGCTGTATGGCCGCCGCCGCTCGATGCCCGAGCTGAAGGTGAGTGGCCCGCGCCGCCAGGCCGCCGAGCGCGAGGCGATCAACGCGCCTATCCAGGCCACCGCCGCCGATATCATGAAGCGCGCCATGATCATGGTCGACAGCGCCATCCGCGAGCGCGGCATGGCCACCCGCATCCTGCTGCAGGTGCACGACGAGCTGATCCTGGAGGTGCCCGAGGCCGAGCTAGAGCAGGCGATAGCGCTGGTGCGCGACCAGATGGAGGGCGCGGTCGAGCTGGAGAATGTGAACCTACGTGTGGATGTAGAGGCGGGGCCGAACTGGCTGGAGATGCGCGAGGTGGCGGGCTAG